One Chionomys nivalis chromosome 4, mChiNiv1.1, whole genome shotgun sequence genomic region harbors:
- the LOC130872617 gene encoding histone deacetylase 8-like: MLRPPVYIYSPEYVSICDSLVKIPKRASMVHSLIEAYALHKQMRIVKPKVASMEDMATFHTDAYLQHLQKVSQEGDEDHPDSIEYGLGYDCPATEGIFDYAAAVGGATITAAQCLIDGKCKIAINWSGGWHHAKK; the protein is encoded by the exons ATGTTAAGG CCCCCGGTTTATATTTATAGTCCCGAGTATGTCAGTATTTGTGACTCTCTCGTCAAGATCCCCAAACGGGCCAGTATGGTCCACTCTCTGATCGAAGCATATGCCCTGCACAAACAAATGAGGATAGTGAAGCCCAAAGTGGCCTCCATGGAGGATATGGCCACCTTCCACACTGATGCCTATCTGCAACATCTCCAGAAGGTCAGCCAAGAAGGTGATGAGGACCATCCGGACTCCATAGAATACGGACTAGGTTATGACTGCCCAGCCACAGAAGGAATATTTGACTATGCGGCCGCTGTAGGAGGAGCTACAATCACAGCTGCCCAGTGCCTGATTGACGGGAAGTGTAAAATAGCGATTAACTGGTCTGGAGGGTGGCATCACGCAAAGAAGTAA